In Acanthopagrus latus isolate v.2019 chromosome 17, fAcaLat1.1, whole genome shotgun sequence, the following are encoded in one genomic region:
- the cicb gene encoding protein capicua homolog isoform X5 — protein sequence MFSSENPQYLRQGLSMFVWTNVEPRSVPVFPWHSLVPFLAPTQSDASSQPGEGPHPVSHPQAANLKTECQGVAALSQEPAEAPPTVERGPLSQPPPSSDEPPPEKEKGEERERPDSETESDVDDPFLPGVVPEQPLSTSPVKRRTQSLSALPKDGDKNSPGKREKDHIRRPMNAFMIFSKRHRALVHQRHPNQDNRTVSKILGEWWYALGPKEKQKYHDLAFQVKEAHFKAHPDWKWCNKDRKKSSSEGRGVPGGKDIRERSMSESTEPHSVELKGVGPGLVGVSERSAGEGHVGQLTRPRAFSQSAMHSLERVDRGNTQALAELAQMCGDGGSQFSSHAPPLSQSQRGVSEDMTSDEERMVICEEEGDDDVIEDPYPSSSIDLKCKERVTDSDSENGSGDESEQKRVFAPVICSSALSSSSQHTPHGRSVSLSSYPSSKRHDEGRSGGGGFSDHRRKDRGEGEGKDTFGGEGGGGVQATSLSLSSGQSVISTSPAGGPPSSSVGSLGVNPLLGIGAVRVASTVVTNVMRPVISTPLPIASKPRDGGTSSSPHPPERKSLTPQQQQQPQLLIGSGPGGGATATGGGYYSSSSPNPVGAGVGPGGVVTNLVLGGALSGQPAVQLITPSPQPQPPQQQVHHSTAVSSPHSQTNGPLPLPLLQPQFLPASSLAPPGGKAITQVQYILPTLPANTHPKSPPQQLSQPTSIFNLPTAPPTHVSLANGKQQGTGSLTGYTSSSAVGVVSPGARVHTQSPVLQSKMLVPMATVRTASAPAQQFPIVAPPLPVQNGAQPGSKIIQIAPMPLVQSQLPQGGAVHPASPFPVTVGTAAVVAAGSAPSQAVLLPPAPTRITYVQSTPGVPSSLPLVSTTTGSSTTQQALPVAGSAYVPSPLATLGFTAIAPPGQTLVQPLIAGQPPLLAPAHSPSPSTSAPASGGQIVTAIYPPSPSVTMATGVVSMTAVPPSVVYSVSSPSSASPHILSKHTATPTTVTHTHPQLHLDRQADRHLPPDRPADRHTDRQTERQTELLMHLDRQLERQAQTSSSSSSVAPPSGSAGAMRPCSPPLQLQTSGSTPGTPKLTQLPVRTPQKVKATVANIPVGSYEGGGRGKEREREKDREREREKERDREREREREKEREREAAATSHFSFDPESPSTYPTEEAPSSDRPLEGSSAADSSDTRSRESTTTKEAGWKESLPSSPLPPPSATEPTLPPPPTDKDGPTPKKVKARPPPLKKTFDSVDKSGRVLSEVYFEERFAELPEFRPEEVLPSPTLQSLATSPRAILGSYRRKRKNSTDLDSATDEQVSPKRKSRRRSSCSSEPNTPKSAAKCEGDIFTFDRAATDGEDILTEMEFDKVPYSSLRRTLDQRRALVMQLFQEQGFFPSAQATAAFQTRYSDIFPTKVCLQLKIREVRQKIMQTATPSDATGLGIPDSTGSLPGPSSSQSGEGSARGCGDLQDDEDEHGTEASPEDVRDSQDSSR from the exons ATGTTCTCGTCAGAGAATCCTCAGTACCTTCGCCAAGGATTAAGCATGTTTG tgtggACCAATGTAGAGCCCCGGTCAGTTCCAGTCTTCCCCTGGCATTCATTGGTCCCTTTTCTGGCACCCACCCAATCAGATGCTTCTTCTCAGCCGGGAGAGGGCCCACACCCAGTCAGCCACCCCCAAGCAGCCAATCTGAAGACAG AGTGTCAGGGGGTGGCAGCGCTGTCACAAGAGCCTGCAGAGGCACCTCCCACTGTAGAGAGAGGTCCTCTGTCCcagcctcccccctcctctgatGAGCCACCtccagagaaggagaaaggagaagagagggagaggcctGACAGTGAGACGGAGAGTGATGTGGATGACCC CTTCCTCCCAGGAGTTGTACCGGAGCAGCCCCTCTCTACATCACCAGTAAAGAGACGCACTCAGTCCCTCAGTGCGCTGCCCAAAGATGGAGATAAGAACAGTCCTGGAAAG AGGGAAAAGGATCACATCCGGCGACCAATGAATGCATTTATGATTTTCAGTAAGCGCCATCGAGCATTGGTGCACCAGCGGCACCCAAACCAGGACAACAGGACAGTCAGTAAGATCCTTGGGGAGTGGTGGTATGCTCTGGGACCCAAGGAGAAACAAAAGTATCATGATTTGGCCTTCCAG GTAAAAGAGGCCCATTTCAAGGCCCACCCAGACTGGAAGTGGTgcaacaaagacaggaagaagtCAAGCTCTGAAGGCCGTGGGGTGCCTGGGGGCAAAGACATAAGAGAGAGGAGCATGTCTGAGTCTACAG AGCCCCATTCTGTGGAGCTGAAGGGGGTTGGTCCAGGTCTGGTGGGCGTGTCTGAAAGGAGTGCAGGAGAAGGTCACGTCGGCCAGCTTACCCGTCCTCGAGCCTTCTCTCAAAGTGCCATGCACAGCCTGGAGCGGGTCGACAGGGGTAATACACAGGCCCTGGCAGAACTGGCACAG atgTGTGGCGATGGTGGCAGTCAGTTTTCGAGTCATGCCCCACCCCTGTCACAGTCCCAAAGGGGGGTCAGCGAGGACATGACCAGTGACGAGGAGCGCATGGTCatctgtgaggaggagggagacgatGATGTCATCG AGGACCCTTATCCTAGCAGTTCCATAGACCTGAAGTGTAAGGAGCGGGtgactgacagtgacagtgagaaCGGTTCTGGAGACGAAAGTGAACAAAAG AGAGTTTTTGCTCCAGTCATTTGCTCCTCTGCATTATCATCTTCCTCACAACATACGCCTCATGGCAGGAGCGTCTCGTTGTCCTCTTACCCTTCCAGTAAGCGCCATGATGAGGGGAGATCAGGTGGAGGAGGGTTTTCAGATcacaggaggaaggacagaggagaaggagagggtaAGGACACTTTtggtggggagggaggaggaggagtgcaagccacttctctctccctctcttctggCCAGTCAGTCATCTCCACCTCTCCAGCTGGAGGGCCTCCATCCTCATCAGTAGGTTCACTGGGTGTGAACCCACTCCTGGGCATTGGTGCTGTTAGGGTGGCCTCCACAGTGGTGACCAATGTTATGCGTCCTGTTATCAGCACACCGCTCCCCATCGCCAGCAAACCCAGAGATGGGGGCACATCATCCAGCCCACATCCACCTGAGAGGAAGTCCCTGAccccccagcagcagcagcagccacaacTTCTAATAGGTTCGGGACCAGGAGGCGGGGCCACAGCCACAGGGGGTGGGTACTACTCCTCATCATCACCTAACCCTGTAGGTGCAGGCGTGGGCCCAGGTGGGGTAGTGACTAATTTAGTGTTAGGAGGGGCTTTGTCTGGTCAACCCGCTGTACAGCTCAtcaccccctccccccagcCTCAGCCCCCCCAGCAGCAGGTGCATCACTCAACTGCTGTTTCATCACCGCATAGCCAAACCAATGGGcccctgcctctccctctgcttcagCCCCAGTTTCTCCCAGCCTCTTCCCTAGCGCCCCCTGGGGGTAAGGCCATCACACAAGTTCAGTACATCCTGCCCACCCTACCTGCCAACACCCACCCCAAGAGCCCACCTCAGCAGCTCAGCCAGCCAACCAGCATCTTCAACCTGCCCACAGCTCCACCTACACACGTGTCCCTGGCCAATGGGAAGCAGCAGGGTACAGGTTCCCTGACGGGATATACGTCCAGCTCAGCAGTGGGTGTTGTCAGCCCAGGAGCTAGAG TGCATACACAGTCTCCGGTCCTCCAGAGTAAAATGCTTGTTCCCATGGCAACAGTACGGACTGCATCAGCCCCTGCCCAGCAGTTTCCCATCGTGGctccacctcttcctgtccagAATGGAGCTCAGCCCGGAAGCAAG ATCATCCAGATAGCTCCCATGCCACTGGTCCAGTCCCAGCTGCCTCAGGGTGGAGCAGTCCACCCTGCCAGCCCCTTCCCTGTAACAGTTGGCACAGCAGCTGTGGTGGCTGCAGGATCTGCTCCCTCCCAGGCTGTTCTGCTACCACCCGCACCTACCAG GATCACTTATGTCCAGTCCACCCCAGGGGTCCCATCCAGTCTGCCTCTGGTCTCCACAACAACAGGCTCTTCCACCACACAGCAAGCCCTGCCAGTGGCTGGATCTGCATACGTTCCATCGCCCCTCGCAACACTCGGGTTCACAGCCATCGCGCCACCAGGACAGACGCTAGTTCAGCCATTGATCGCAG GTCAGCCGCCGCTCCTCGCCCCAGCTCACTCCCCATCACCCTCCACCTCAGCCCCTGCCTCAGGTGGCCAGATCGTCACCGCCATCTACCCTCCTTCACCTAGCGTCACTATGGCAACAGGGGTGGTCTCCATGACAGCAGTGCCCCCCAGCGTTGTCTACTCCGTCTCCAGCCCCTCCAGCGCTTCCCCCCACATCCTGTCCAAGCACACGGCGACCCCCACCacagtcacgcacacacatccgCAGCTCCATctggacagacaggcagacagacacctGCCTCCGGACAGACCCGCAGATcgacacactgacagacagaccgagagGCAGACGGAACTGCTGATGCATTTGGACAGACAGTTGGAGAGGCAGGCGCAGACCTCCAGCAGTAGCAGCTCAGTGGCACCTCCCAGTGGCTCAGCTGGGGCCATGAGACCCTGCAGTCCTCCACTTCAGCTCCAAACATCCg GCAGTACACCGGGCACACCCAAACTAACCCAGCTTCCGGTCAGGACCCCTCAGAAGGTGAAGGCGACGGTGGCTAACATCCCTGTGGGCAGCTAtgaaggaggaggcagaggaaaagagcgagagagggagaaggatagggagagagagagagagaaggagcgcgacagagagagggagcgagagcgggaaaaggagagggagcgagaagCCGCAGCCACCAGCCACTTCTCCTTTGATCCCGAGTCTCCGTCAACATATCCCACCGAGGAGGCGCCGTCCTCTGACAGACCCCTGGAGGGCTCCAGTGCAGCCGACTCCTCTGACACACGGAGCAGGGAAAGCACAACCACCAAAGAG GCTGGATGGAAGGagtccctcccctcctctcctctcccccctccatcaGCCACAGAACCCACCCTGCCTCCCCCACCGACCGACAAAGACGGTCCAACACCCAAAAAGGTCAAAGCCCGCCCGCCCCCGCTGAAGAAGACATTTGACTCTGTGGACAA gtCTGGCAGGGTGCTGTCAGAGGTGTATTTTGAAGAGCGCTTTGCAGAGCTGCCTGAGTTCCGGCCTGAGGAGGTTTTGCCTTCGCCCACCCTGCAGAGTCTGGCCACTTCACCCCGTGCCATTCTGGGCAGCTACCGCCGCAAGAGGAAGAACTCGACAG ATTTGGACTCAGCCACGGACGAGCAAGTCTCTCCTAAGAGAAAGAGTCGGCGGCGCTCAAGTTGCAGCTCGGAGCCCAACACACCTAAAAGTGCCGCCAAGTGTGAGGGAGACATCTTCACCTTCGACAGAGCAG CCACGGACGGAGAAGACATCCTGACAGAAATGGAGTTTGATAAGGTGCCATACTCCTCCCTGCGACGAACACTGGACCAGAGGCGGGCACTGGTCATGCAGCTTTTCCAGGAGCAGGGCTTCTTTCCTTCAG ctcAAGCCACCGCAGCCTTCCAGACCAGATACTCCGATATATTCCCCACCaaggtgtgtctgcagctgaagatCAGGGAGGTCCGGCAGAAGATCATGCAGACGGCCACCCCCTCTGATGCCACTGGATTAGGCATCCCAGACTCAACTGGTTCCCTCCCTGGACCCTCTAGTTCCCAGTCAGGAGAGGGATCTGCGAGAGGATGCGGGGACCTGCAGGATGACGAAGATGAGCATGGGACAGAGGCGAGTCCTGAGGATGTTCGCGATTCACAGGACTCTTCTAGATGA
- the cicb gene encoding protein capicua homolog isoform X4, with product MHASDHTDRGRCSCELQHGCLSQLWTNVEPRSVPVFPWHSLVPFLAPTQSDASSQPGEGPHPVSHPQAANLKTECQGVAALSQEPAEAPPTVERGPLSQPPPSSDEPPPEKEKGEERERPDSETESDVDDPFLPGVVPEQPLSTSPVKRRTQSLSALPKDGDKNSPGKREKDHIRRPMNAFMIFSKRHRALVHQRHPNQDNRTVSKILGEWWYALGPKEKQKYHDLAFQVKEAHFKAHPDWKWCNKDRKKSSSEGRGVPGGKDIRERSMSESTEPHSVELKGVGPGLVGVSERSAGEGHVGQLTRPRAFSQSAMHSLERVDRGNTQALAELAQMCGDGGSQFSSHAPPLSQSQRGVSEDMTSDEERMVICEEEGDDDVIEDPYPSSSIDLKCKERVTDSDSENGSGDESEQKRVFAPVICSSALSSSSQHTPHGRSVSLSSYPSSKRHDEGRSGGGGFSDHRRKDRGEGEGKDTFGGEGGGGVQATSLSLSSGQSVISTSPAGGPPSSSVGSLGVNPLLGIGAVRVASTVVTNVMRPVISTPLPIASKPRDGGTSSSPHPPERKSLTPQQQQQPQLLIGSGPGGGATATGGGYYSSSSPNPVGAGVGPGGVVTNLVLGGALSGQPAVQLITPSPQPQPPQQQVHHSTAVSSPHSQTNGPLPLPLLQPQFLPASSLAPPGGKAITQVQYILPTLPANTHPKSPPQQLSQPTSIFNLPTAPPTHVSLANGKQQGTGSLTGYTSSSAVGVVSPGARVHTQSPVLQSKMLVPMATVRTASAPAQQFPIVAPPLPVQNGAQPGSKIIQIAPMPLVQSQLPQGGAVHPASPFPVTVGTAAVVAAGSAPSQAVLLPPAPTRITYVQSTPGVPSSLPLVSTTTGSSTTQQALPVAGSAYVPSPLATLGFTAIAPPGQTLVQPLIAGQPPLLAPAHSPSPSTSAPASGGQIVTAIYPPSPSVTMATGVVSMTAVPPSVVYSVSSPSSASPHILSKHTATPTTVTHTHPQLHLDRQADRHLPPDRPADRHTDRQTERQTELLMHLDRQLERQAQTSSSSSSVAPPSGSAGAMRPCSPPLQLQTSGSTPGTPKLTQLPVRTPQKVKATVANIPVGSYEGGGRGKEREREKDREREREKERDREREREREKEREREAAATSHFSFDPESPSTYPTEEAPSSDRPLEGSSAADSSDTRSRESTTTKEAGWKESLPSSPLPPPSATEPTLPPPPTDKDGPTPKKVKARPPPLKKTFDSVDKSGRVLSEVYFEERFAELPEFRPEEVLPSPTLQSLATSPRAILGSYRRKRKNSTDLDSATDEQVSPKRKSRRRSSCSSEPNTPKSAAKCEGDIFTFDRAATDGEDILTEMEFDKVPYSSLRRTLDQRRALVMQLFQEQGFFPSAQATAAFQTRYSDIFPTKVCLQLKIREVRQKIMQTATPSDATGLGIPDSTGSLPGPSSSQSGEGSARGCGDLQDDEDEHGTEASPEDVRDSQDSSR from the exons tgtggACCAATGTAGAGCCCCGGTCAGTTCCAGTCTTCCCCTGGCATTCATTGGTCCCTTTTCTGGCACCCACCCAATCAGATGCTTCTTCTCAGCCGGGAGAGGGCCCACACCCAGTCAGCCACCCCCAAGCAGCCAATCTGAAGACAG AGTGTCAGGGGGTGGCAGCGCTGTCACAAGAGCCTGCAGAGGCACCTCCCACTGTAGAGAGAGGTCCTCTGTCCcagcctcccccctcctctgatGAGCCACCtccagagaaggagaaaggagaagagagggagaggcctGACAGTGAGACGGAGAGTGATGTGGATGACCC CTTCCTCCCAGGAGTTGTACCGGAGCAGCCCCTCTCTACATCACCAGTAAAGAGACGCACTCAGTCCCTCAGTGCGCTGCCCAAAGATGGAGATAAGAACAGTCCTGGAAAG AGGGAAAAGGATCACATCCGGCGACCAATGAATGCATTTATGATTTTCAGTAAGCGCCATCGAGCATTGGTGCACCAGCGGCACCCAAACCAGGACAACAGGACAGTCAGTAAGATCCTTGGGGAGTGGTGGTATGCTCTGGGACCCAAGGAGAAACAAAAGTATCATGATTTGGCCTTCCAG GTAAAAGAGGCCCATTTCAAGGCCCACCCAGACTGGAAGTGGTgcaacaaagacaggaagaagtCAAGCTCTGAAGGCCGTGGGGTGCCTGGGGGCAAAGACATAAGAGAGAGGAGCATGTCTGAGTCTACAG AGCCCCATTCTGTGGAGCTGAAGGGGGTTGGTCCAGGTCTGGTGGGCGTGTCTGAAAGGAGTGCAGGAGAAGGTCACGTCGGCCAGCTTACCCGTCCTCGAGCCTTCTCTCAAAGTGCCATGCACAGCCTGGAGCGGGTCGACAGGGGTAATACACAGGCCCTGGCAGAACTGGCACAG atgTGTGGCGATGGTGGCAGTCAGTTTTCGAGTCATGCCCCACCCCTGTCACAGTCCCAAAGGGGGGTCAGCGAGGACATGACCAGTGACGAGGAGCGCATGGTCatctgtgaggaggagggagacgatGATGTCATCG AGGACCCTTATCCTAGCAGTTCCATAGACCTGAAGTGTAAGGAGCGGGtgactgacagtgacagtgagaaCGGTTCTGGAGACGAAAGTGAACAAAAG AGAGTTTTTGCTCCAGTCATTTGCTCCTCTGCATTATCATCTTCCTCACAACATACGCCTCATGGCAGGAGCGTCTCGTTGTCCTCTTACCCTTCCAGTAAGCGCCATGATGAGGGGAGATCAGGTGGAGGAGGGTTTTCAGATcacaggaggaaggacagaggagaaggagagggtaAGGACACTTTtggtggggagggaggaggaggagtgcaagccacttctctctccctctcttctggCCAGTCAGTCATCTCCACCTCTCCAGCTGGAGGGCCTCCATCCTCATCAGTAGGTTCACTGGGTGTGAACCCACTCCTGGGCATTGGTGCTGTTAGGGTGGCCTCCACAGTGGTGACCAATGTTATGCGTCCTGTTATCAGCACACCGCTCCCCATCGCCAGCAAACCCAGAGATGGGGGCACATCATCCAGCCCACATCCACCTGAGAGGAAGTCCCTGAccccccagcagcagcagcagccacaacTTCTAATAGGTTCGGGACCAGGAGGCGGGGCCACAGCCACAGGGGGTGGGTACTACTCCTCATCATCACCTAACCCTGTAGGTGCAGGCGTGGGCCCAGGTGGGGTAGTGACTAATTTAGTGTTAGGAGGGGCTTTGTCTGGTCAACCCGCTGTACAGCTCAtcaccccctccccccagcCTCAGCCCCCCCAGCAGCAGGTGCATCACTCAACTGCTGTTTCATCACCGCATAGCCAAACCAATGGGcccctgcctctccctctgcttcagCCCCAGTTTCTCCCAGCCTCTTCCCTAGCGCCCCCTGGGGGTAAGGCCATCACACAAGTTCAGTACATCCTGCCCACCCTACCTGCCAACACCCACCCCAAGAGCCCACCTCAGCAGCTCAGCCAGCCAACCAGCATCTTCAACCTGCCCACAGCTCCACCTACACACGTGTCCCTGGCCAATGGGAAGCAGCAGGGTACAGGTTCCCTGACGGGATATACGTCCAGCTCAGCAGTGGGTGTTGTCAGCCCAGGAGCTAGAG TGCATACACAGTCTCCGGTCCTCCAGAGTAAAATGCTTGTTCCCATGGCAACAGTACGGACTGCATCAGCCCCTGCCCAGCAGTTTCCCATCGTGGctccacctcttcctgtccagAATGGAGCTCAGCCCGGAAGCAAG ATCATCCAGATAGCTCCCATGCCACTGGTCCAGTCCCAGCTGCCTCAGGGTGGAGCAGTCCACCCTGCCAGCCCCTTCCCTGTAACAGTTGGCACAGCAGCTGTGGTGGCTGCAGGATCTGCTCCCTCCCAGGCTGTTCTGCTACCACCCGCACCTACCAG GATCACTTATGTCCAGTCCACCCCAGGGGTCCCATCCAGTCTGCCTCTGGTCTCCACAACAACAGGCTCTTCCACCACACAGCAAGCCCTGCCAGTGGCTGGATCTGCATACGTTCCATCGCCCCTCGCAACACTCGGGTTCACAGCCATCGCGCCACCAGGACAGACGCTAGTTCAGCCATTGATCGCAG GTCAGCCGCCGCTCCTCGCCCCAGCTCACTCCCCATCACCCTCCACCTCAGCCCCTGCCTCAGGTGGCCAGATCGTCACCGCCATCTACCCTCCTTCACCTAGCGTCACTATGGCAACAGGGGTGGTCTCCATGACAGCAGTGCCCCCCAGCGTTGTCTACTCCGTCTCCAGCCCCTCCAGCGCTTCCCCCCACATCCTGTCCAAGCACACGGCGACCCCCACCacagtcacgcacacacatccgCAGCTCCATctggacagacaggcagacagacacctGCCTCCGGACAGACCCGCAGATcgacacactgacagacagaccgagagGCAGACGGAACTGCTGATGCATTTGGACAGACAGTTGGAGAGGCAGGCGCAGACCTCCAGCAGTAGCAGCTCAGTGGCACCTCCCAGTGGCTCAGCTGGGGCCATGAGACCCTGCAGTCCTCCACTTCAGCTCCAAACATCCg GCAGTACACCGGGCACACCCAAACTAACCCAGCTTCCGGTCAGGACCCCTCAGAAGGTGAAGGCGACGGTGGCTAACATCCCTGTGGGCAGCTAtgaaggaggaggcagaggaaaagagcgagagagggagaaggatagggagagagagagagagaaggagcgcgacagagagagggagcgagagcgggaaaaggagagggagcgagaagCCGCAGCCACCAGCCACTTCTCCTTTGATCCCGAGTCTCCGTCAACATATCCCACCGAGGAGGCGCCGTCCTCTGACAGACCCCTGGAGGGCTCCAGTGCAGCCGACTCCTCTGACACACGGAGCAGGGAAAGCACAACCACCAAAGAG GCTGGATGGAAGGagtccctcccctcctctcctctcccccctccatcaGCCACAGAACCCACCCTGCCTCCCCCACCGACCGACAAAGACGGTCCAACACCCAAAAAGGTCAAAGCCCGCCCGCCCCCGCTGAAGAAGACATTTGACTCTGTGGACAA gtCTGGCAGGGTGCTGTCAGAGGTGTATTTTGAAGAGCGCTTTGCAGAGCTGCCTGAGTTCCGGCCTGAGGAGGTTTTGCCTTCGCCCACCCTGCAGAGTCTGGCCACTTCACCCCGTGCCATTCTGGGCAGCTACCGCCGCAAGAGGAAGAACTCGACAG ATTTGGACTCAGCCACGGACGAGCAAGTCTCTCCTAAGAGAAAGAGTCGGCGGCGCTCAAGTTGCAGCTCGGAGCCCAACACACCTAAAAGTGCCGCCAAGTGTGAGGGAGACATCTTCACCTTCGACAGAGCAG CCACGGACGGAGAAGACATCCTGACAGAAATGGAGTTTGATAAGGTGCCATACTCCTCCCTGCGACGAACACTGGACCAGAGGCGGGCACTGGTCATGCAGCTTTTCCAGGAGCAGGGCTTCTTTCCTTCAG ctcAAGCCACCGCAGCCTTCCAGACCAGATACTCCGATATATTCCCCACCaaggtgtgtctgcagctgaagatCAGGGAGGTCCGGCAGAAGATCATGCAGACGGCCACCCCCTCTGATGCCACTGGATTAGGCATCCCAGACTCAACTGGTTCCCTCCCTGGACCCTCTAGTTCCCAGTCAGGAGAGGGATCTGCGAGAGGATGCGGGGACCTGCAGGATGACGAAGATGAGCATGGGACAGAGGCGAGTCCTGAGGATGTTCGCGATTCACAGGACTCTTCTAGATGA